From Permianibacter aggregans, a single genomic window includes:
- a CDS encoding SH3 domain-containing protein, with product MPLWRPTLHLLVFSLGCSSATLWAADEPTTENPAAVDTVDAPVAETDNDDEVLRLRIADPYIDVHTGPSEGHPIHQVVERGQMIDILERRTDWFLVRTPRGYTGWVHRNQLIRTLTPQGQPVDISQTNLQDFTEYDWELGVMSGDFDGAPVISIYGAWQFADNISAELTLGQSLGRFAETNFATAHIVHHPFPQWRFSPYFQLGAGAIQIDPKGTIITPEDRQENLVHVGVGVRTYLASRLVFRMEYNNYVVLTDRNDNEKVEEWKAGFSVFF from the coding sequence ATGCCGTTGTGGCGCCCCACCCTCCATTTGCTGGTTTTTTCGCTTGGCTGCTCCTCGGCGACATTGTGGGCGGCCGATGAACCGACCACCGAAAACCCCGCCGCCGTCGATACGGTTGACGCACCGGTAGCGGAAACCGATAACGACGACGAAGTGTTGCGTCTGCGCATCGCTGACCCGTATATCGATGTCCATACCGGACCTAGCGAAGGCCATCCGATTCATCAGGTAGTCGAACGCGGCCAGATGATCGACATTCTTGAACGCCGCACCGACTGGTTTCTGGTGCGCACACCACGCGGTTACACCGGCTGGGTGCATCGCAATCAACTGATTCGTACGCTGACGCCACAGGGTCAGCCGGTTGATATCAGTCAAACCAATCTGCAGGATTTCACCGAGTACGATTGGGAGCTCGGTGTCATGTCGGGCGATTTTGATGGCGCGCCGGTGATCAGCATTTATGGCGCCTGGCAGTTTGCCGACAATATTTCCGCCGAGCTGACACTCGGCCAGAGCCTCGGGCGATTTGCCGAAACCAATTTCGCCACCGCCCATATTGTTCATCACCCGTTTCCGCAATGGCGTTTTTCACCGTATTTCCAGCTCGGTGCCGGCGCCATTCAAATCGATCCGAAAGGCACCATCATCACACCCGAAGATCGACAAGAAAACCTGGTTCACGTAGGCGTCGGCGTGCGCACCTATCTCGCCTCGCGTCTGGTATTCCGCATGGAATACAACAACTACGTGGTACTGACCGATCGCAACGACAATGAGAAAGTGGAAGAATGGAAAGCCGGATTCAGCGTATTCTTTTGA
- a CDS encoding outer membrane beta-barrel domain-containing protein, translated as MESRIQRILLSALLLTLGQQTLAADPVYDPEVERQEVDEDLIDVNDLELGITAGVLSIEDFGSAASVGLKLNYHVSEDFFFSVQYLQSEAGETSYERLSGGAQLLENRDYSHYGLAIGYNLFHGEAFWGKGTAINSAFYLTAGVGATQFADDNYFTVHAGAGYRFIPLDWLAISVDFQDHIFEHELLGETKLINNLELSTSITVFF; from the coding sequence ATGGAAAGCCGGATTCAGCGTATTCTTTTGAGCGCCCTGCTATTGACGCTGGGCCAGCAAACTCTGGCAGCCGACCCGGTCTACGATCCGGAAGTCGAGCGTCAGGAGGTCGATGAAGACCTGATCGACGTCAATGATCTGGAGCTTGGCATTACTGCCGGCGTGCTCAGCATTGAAGACTTCGGTTCCGCAGCCAGTGTCGGTCTGAAGCTCAATTACCATGTCTCGGAAGATTTCTTCTTCTCGGTGCAATACCTGCAAAGCGAAGCTGGGGAAACCAGCTATGAGCGCTTGTCCGGCGGCGCCCAATTGCTGGAAAACCGCGATTACAGCCATTACGGCCTGGCCATCGGCTACAACCTGTTCCATGGTGAAGCATTCTGGGGCAAGGGCACCGCGATCAACTCAGCCTTCTACCTGACCGCAGGTGTTGGCGCCACCCAGTTTGCCGATGACAATTACTTCACTGTTCACGCCGGCGCCGGCTACCGCTTCATCCCGCTCGACTGGCTGGCGATATCGGTCGATTTTCAGGACCATATCTTCGAACACGAGCTGCTCGGTGAGACCAAGTTGATCAATAACCTTGAACTTTCCACCAGCATCACAGTATTTTTCTAA
- a CDS encoding TlpA disulfide reductase family protein, with protein MSNRRAVIATSLLMLLFVSGLVVSSVQAKELSGPAKDFTLKVRGGGNTRLADLRGEVVMINFWASWCGPCRQEMPLLEDMYQRYKDLGFTILGVNVDHDPALADKLLKDIKVSFPVLLDAKNEISRLYDIDAMPSTVMVDRNGNMRFLHRGYKPGYEVQYEEQIKQLVRE; from the coding sequence ATGTCGAACCGTCGCGCTGTCATTGCCACCAGTCTGTTGATGCTGTTGTTTGTCAGTGGTCTCGTGGTGTCCTCGGTCCAGGCCAAGGAGCTGAGCGGCCCGGCCAAGGATTTCACGCTAAAGGTCCGTGGCGGTGGTAACACCCGTCTAGCCGACCTGCGCGGTGAAGTGGTCATGATCAACTTCTGGGCCTCCTGGTGCGGCCCCTGCCGTCAGGAAATGCCGCTGCTGGAAGACATGTATCAGCGTTACAAGGATCTCGGCTTCACCATTCTCGGCGTCAACGTCGATCACGACCCGGCACTGGCTGACAAGCTGCTGAAAGACATCAAGGTCTCGTTCCCGGTGCTGCTCGATGCCAAGAACGAAATTTCCCGCCTGTACGATATTGACGCGATGCCGAGCACCGTCATGGTTGATCGCAACGGCAACATGCGCTTCCTGCACCGCGGCTACAAGCCGGGTTATGAAGTGCAGTACGAAGAGCAAATCAAGCAACTGGTGCGTGAATAA
- a CDS encoding DUF4266 domain-containing protein, whose product MKTFAKMLLASGVLLGLSGCAIDPWVKPYERQNLADPIMSFERDAIQTGYVHHVYQAREGARGAEGGGGGGCGCN is encoded by the coding sequence ATGAAAACGTTCGCGAAAATGCTGTTGGCCAGCGGTGTCCTGCTCGGCCTGTCTGGCTGCGCCATCGACCCGTGGGTGAAGCCGTACGAGCGCCAGAACCTGGCCGACCCGATCATGTCGTTCGAGCGCGATGCCATTCAGACCGGTTACGTGCATCATGTTTACCAGGCCCGTGAAGGTGCTCGCGGAGCAGAAGGAGGCGGTGGCGGTGGCTGTGGCTGCAACTAA
- a CDS encoding DUF3570 domain-containing protein, which produces MAVAATKPFLRIIGATLISVAFAFSSHAGVLPEERADLLAHSYQGGGMDISGPSLLVRKNFLEKVSVSANYYIDNVSSASIDVLTSGASEYEEERKEYSFSADYLYNKTTFSTGYTSSEESDYSAETIFFGVSQDFFGDLSTISLGYAQGDDLVSRNEYTDGALVGNTIIGTVKRQNYRLSFSQVITTNLIMGLGFETVTDQANREDEDISVLNNPYRSVRFRSAQSGTGYATQREFYPDTRTSDAVALRAMYYLPWRASIRAEYRFFTDTWGIEASNYELKMIHPIEDLVTIEGKYRYYEQTASTFYRDLFDEPNELNFRARDKEMSTFNNTTFGLGATLNLGKLLKWNAAEHELMLNFFVDHMMFSYDDFRDLTVHTSNPGAFNAGEEPLYEFDAQVYRLFLTYKY; this is translated from the coding sequence GTGGCTGTGGCTGCAACTAAACCGTTTTTGCGCATTATTGGCGCCACGCTCATCAGCGTGGCGTTTGCGTTTTCCAGTCACGCTGGCGTACTGCCGGAGGAACGTGCCGATTTGCTTGCTCACTCTTATCAAGGTGGCGGCATGGACATCAGCGGTCCCTCACTGCTGGTGCGCAAAAACTTTCTGGAGAAAGTATCGGTCAGTGCCAACTACTACATCGACAACGTTTCCTCTGCATCGATTGACGTGCTGACATCCGGCGCCAGCGAATACGAAGAAGAGCGCAAGGAATATTCCTTCTCCGCGGATTACTTGTACAACAAGACGACGTTCTCCACCGGCTATACCAGCAGCGAAGAATCCGATTACTCCGCTGAAACCATTTTCTTCGGTGTCAGCCAGGATTTCTTCGGTGATCTGAGCACCATTTCGCTCGGCTACGCGCAAGGCGATGACTTGGTCAGTCGCAACGAATACACCGATGGCGCGCTGGTCGGTAACACGATTATCGGCACCGTCAAACGCCAGAACTATCGCTTGAGTTTTTCTCAGGTGATCACCACCAACCTGATTATGGGTCTCGGTTTTGAAACCGTTACCGATCAGGCCAATCGCGAAGACGAAGATATTTCGGTGCTGAACAATCCGTATCGTTCCGTACGTTTTCGCAGCGCGCAATCAGGAACCGGATATGCCACACAGCGCGAGTTCTATCCAGATACCCGCACGTCCGATGCCGTAGCCTTGCGGGCGATGTATTACCTGCCCTGGCGCGCATCGATTCGCGCTGAATATCGCTTCTTCACCGATACCTGGGGTATCGAAGCCAGCAACTACGAATTAAAAATGATTCACCCGATTGAAGATCTGGTGACCATCGAAGGTAAATATCGTTACTACGAACAAACGGCGTCGACGTTTTATCGCGATTTGTTCGATGAGCCAAACGAACTGAACTTCCGTGCTCGTGATAAAGAAATGTCGACGTTCAACAACACGACCTTTGGTTTGGGGGCCACCCTGAACCTTGGCAAGTTGCTGAAATGGAATGCAGCCGAGCACGAATTGATGCTGAACTTTTTCGTTGATCACATGATGTTCAGCTACGACGATTTTCGTGATCTGACAGTACACACCAGCAATCCGGGTGCATTCAACGCCGGCGAAGAGCCGCTGTATGAATTCGATGCCCAAGTGTATCGATTATTCCTGACTTACAAATACTGA
- a CDS encoding vWA domain-containing protein: MAAWPFLLLAAEPNGPEVHIVVDISGSMKKNDPQNLRIPAVRLVANLMPSNARAGVWTFGQYVNNLIPPQAATPAFRELATAKAADISSKGLFTNIGGAMERAAKPWLGKTQAGPRHMILLTDGVVDISKQASENAEARNDLLNRLLPQLKAENIRVHSIALSHDADQVLMKKLALETGGQYQLAENAEQLNRLFLRLFEQTTPRDSLPLRDNQFNVDEGAEEITILVFKAPDAKPTEVRTPDGEVHSVQQKPVSWRWHTETPYDLITIPKPAAGAWQIIADVDPENRVLLVSKLSMALAELPSVVLAGEQLQLNAQLLDQGAPVANAALLQMVNANARISGEAFRRELVLRPVAEAHFVAPFEVPALDMDYTVEVEISSPTFQRLRRLSLKGVATPLKASVSVDESGVAQLALTPEPDLFQPGSLQVTSELETAAGRSPLTMERSETGFHATVAAEHNGSYRLHYRVQGVTAAGRDVVLEMPALEWQVTGLAETPAEPAAQEETPAVVEPAVTEPENENPPATETKPDEVTTEPEEHSWQYWLVVGVVINVVVFSIVGGIWWWLRRRQQLTNKRIAEELGESGKTT; this comes from the coding sequence TTGGCCGCATGGCCTTTTCTGCTTTTGGCGGCTGAACCGAACGGCCCGGAAGTCCATATCGTGGTCGATATTTCCGGCAGCATGAAGAAAAACGATCCCCAGAATCTGCGCATTCCCGCGGTTCGATTAGTCGCCAATCTAATGCCTAGCAACGCCCGTGCCGGGGTTTGGACGTTTGGTCAATACGTCAATAATCTGATTCCGCCACAGGCCGCCACGCCGGCTTTTCGCGAGCTGGCGACGGCAAAGGCGGCCGACATTTCCTCGAAGGGCTTATTCACCAATATAGGTGGCGCCATGGAGCGCGCCGCGAAACCTTGGCTTGGAAAAACGCAGGCCGGGCCACGCCATATGATCTTGCTGACCGATGGTGTTGTGGATATTTCCAAACAGGCCAGCGAAAACGCCGAAGCGCGCAACGACTTGCTGAATCGACTGCTGCCGCAGCTAAAGGCGGAGAACATTCGTGTTCATAGCATCGCGCTGAGCCACGATGCCGATCAGGTGCTGATGAAAAAACTGGCGCTGGAAACCGGCGGTCAATATCAATTGGCGGAAAATGCCGAACAACTTAACCGCTTGTTCTTGCGTCTTTTTGAGCAAACCACGCCGCGGGATTCACTGCCGCTGCGCGACAACCAGTTCAACGTCGATGAAGGCGCCGAAGAAATCACCATTCTGGTGTTCAAAGCGCCGGACGCCAAGCCGACCGAAGTGCGCACGCCAGATGGCGAGGTCCACAGCGTCCAGCAAAAGCCGGTCAGTTGGCGCTGGCATACCGAAACCCCTTATGACCTGATCACCATTCCCAAGCCCGCCGCTGGCGCTTGGCAAATCATTGCGGATGTCGACCCGGAAAACCGGGTGCTGCTGGTCAGCAAGCTCAGTATGGCGCTTGCTGAACTGCCGTCGGTGGTGCTGGCCGGTGAACAGCTGCAGCTCAATGCCCAGTTGCTCGACCAGGGCGCGCCGGTTGCCAATGCGGCGTTACTGCAAATGGTCAATGCCAATGCCCGTATCAGCGGAGAAGCCTTCCGGCGTGAGCTGGTGCTAAGGCCGGTGGCTGAAGCGCATTTCGTCGCGCCGTTTGAAGTGCCGGCGCTGGATATGGATTACACCGTCGAAGTCGAGATTTCATCGCCAACGTTTCAGCGTCTGCGTCGACTTTCTTTGAAAGGCGTCGCCACGCCATTGAAAGCATCGGTTTCGGTCGACGAAAGCGGTGTCGCGCAATTGGCGTTAACGCCAGAGCCGGATTTATTCCAACCAGGCTCGCTGCAGGTAACCTCAGAATTGGAAACGGCGGCTGGGCGTTCGCCGTTGACAATGGAGCGCAGCGAAACCGGCTTCCATGCAACGGTCGCGGCTGAACATAACGGCAGTTATCGATTGCATTACCGGGTTCAGGGCGTTACCGCAGCCGGTCGCGATGTGGTGCTGGAGATGCCCGCGTTGGAATGGCAGGTGACGGGGTTGGCGGAGACGCCAGCAGAACCAGCGGCGCAAGAAGAAACCCCTGCTGTCGTCGAGCCGGCGGTAACCGAGCCGGAAAACGAAAACCCCCCAGCGACCGAAACCAAGCCCGACGAAGTCACCACCGAACCAGAAGAGCACAGCTGGCAGTACTGGCTGGTTGTTGGTGTCGTCATCAACGTGGTGGTATTTTCGATTGTCGGCGGCATTTGGTGGTGGCTGCGCCGTCGCCAGCAACTGACCAATAAGCGCATTGCCGAAGAGTTGGGTGAGAGCGGGAAAACCACATGA
- a CDS encoding TorF family putative porin has translation MKQNWVKLAMAGAFLAGSSVAMAEVSGSVTLTSDYIFDGVSQTDNEPALQAGVDYAHDSGFYAGAWMSNVDFGGDTNLETDLYVGFTFGSEAVSFDVGAVAYIYTDSFSSPPSDEEADYYEVYAGVTFAENFTVKGWFTDDYASAALDAYRIKATYEVALNDTWSIPLEYTYTDIDGEDFNHGRIGIAGNFDPFTVDLSYHQTDIDVEAGDDPDLYSADGLLVASVTFSF, from the coding sequence ATGAAACAGAACTGGGTCAAACTGGCAATGGCAGGAGCCTTTCTCGCCGGCTCCTCGGTCGCGATGGCAGAAGTTTCCGGGTCCGTCACGCTTACCTCTGATTACATCTTCGATGGCGTCAGCCAAACCGACAACGAACCCGCGCTGCAAGCTGGCGTGGACTACGCGCACGATTCCGGCTTCTACGCCGGTGCCTGGATGTCAAATGTCGATTTCGGTGGCGACACCAACCTCGAAACCGATCTGTATGTTGGTTTCACCTTCGGCAGCGAAGCCGTCAGCTTCGATGTCGGTGCTGTTGCGTATATTTACACCGACTCATTCAGCAGCCCACCGAGCGATGAAGAAGCCGATTACTATGAGGTCTATGCTGGTGTCACCTTCGCCGAAAACTTTACCGTCAAAGGCTGGTTCACCGATGACTACGCATCAGCCGCGCTTGATGCCTACCGCATCAAAGCCACCTACGAAGTTGCCTTGAACGATACTTGGTCAATTCCGCTGGAATACACCTACACCGATATTGATGGTGAGGACTTCAATCACGGCCGTATCGGTATCGCCGGCAACTTTGATCCGTTCACCGTCGATCTCAGCTATCACCAAACCGATATCGATGTCGAAGCCGGAGATGATCCAGACCTTTACTCGGCTGACGGATTGCTGGTCGCCAGCGTTACGTTTAGTTTCTAG
- a CDS encoding YcgN family cysteine cluster protein yields MSALKPFYWRGKSLEELSKTEWEALCDGCGKCCTYKLEDTETGELYQTNVCCKLLDTHACQCADYKNRKKYVSDCVQLKPENVLSFDWLPPTCAYVRVAKGKDLPKWHYLVCGDRQRIHEVGKSVQDKVLSEENAGPLDQHIIARFK; encoded by the coding sequence ATGAGCGCGCTTAAACCCTTTTACTGGCGCGGCAAAAGCCTGGAAGAATTGTCGAAAACCGAATGGGAGGCGCTATGCGACGGTTGCGGCAAATGCTGCACCTATAAACTTGAAGACACCGAAACCGGTGAGCTGTATCAAACCAATGTCTGTTGCAAACTGCTCGATACCCACGCCTGTCAGTGTGCCGATTATAAAAATCGAAAGAAGTACGTCAGCGACTGCGTGCAACTGAAACCGGAAAACGTCCTGAGCTTTGACTGGTTGCCGCCGACTTGTGCTTACGTACGCGTCGCCAAAGGTAAGGATTTGCCGAAATGGCATTATCTGGTTTGCGGTGATCGCCAGCGGATACATGAAGTCGGCAAGTCGGTGCAGGATAAAGTGTTATCCGAGGAAAACGCTGGTCCACTCGATCAACATATCATTGCCCGGTTCAAATAA
- a CDS encoding fumarylacetoacetate hydrolase family protein, which produces MRYAHHWLGDVACDYPLGKAVCVGRNYAAHAKELNNPIPATPILFLKPATSFVPLSPSFSIPGNRGECHHELEVSLLIGERLTNANEADALAAIAGVGLGLDLTLRDWQQSLKNEGKPWELAKAFDGALPLTNFIRRAQLQDLSELEFSLEINGTVRQQGKTSGMLTPIPTLLAYISQHFTLMPGDIVMTGTPAGVAKLQAGDRLILRFLDQEFFTEVQADERA; this is translated from the coding sequence ATGAGATACGCGCACCATTGGCTCGGTGATGTCGCTTGCGATTATCCGCTCGGTAAAGCCGTTTGCGTTGGCCGCAATTACGCGGCGCACGCAAAGGAACTGAACAATCCGATTCCAGCCACGCCGATTCTGTTTTTGAAACCGGCCACCAGTTTTGTACCGTTATCGCCATCGTTTTCCATTCCAGGAAATCGCGGCGAATGCCATCATGAACTGGAAGTATCATTATTGATTGGCGAACGCCTGACCAATGCCAACGAGGCCGATGCGCTTGCCGCCATTGCCGGTGTCGGGCTCGGTTTGGATTTGACCTTGCGCGATTGGCAACAATCCTTGAAAAACGAAGGCAAGCCCTGGGAGTTGGCAAAAGCTTTCGATGGTGCTTTGCCATTAACCAACTTTATTCGCCGTGCGCAGTTGCAGGATTTGAGCGAACTGGAGTTCAGTCTGGAAATCAACGGCACCGTTCGTCAGCAAGGCAAAACGTCTGGGATGTTGACACCGATTCCTACTTTGCTTGCTTATATCAGTCAACATTTTACGCTTATGCCCGGTGATATCGTCATGACCGGTACACCTGCTGGTGTTGCAAAGTTACAAGCTGGTGATCGGTTGATTTTGCGTTTTCTCGACCAGGAATTCTTTACCGAAGTGCAAGCCGATGAGCGCGCTTAA
- a CDS encoding lytic murein transglycosylase gives MTVIKRFTQRLFTKNVMPLVSAVLIGFSGIAGAEVSEDQWPAFLEQLKQQSLAAGIKQQTIDNVWPDLQLIPKVVSQDRSQPSRDKLTVEAYLQRVITPTRIEQGRKKYREHYQQINAIAREVGVEAKYLVALWGVESSYGRLLGRHHVPSALATMAYEGRRREFFSKEFIDALRIIEQGHISSKEMKGSWAGAMGQCQFMPSSFLRFARDGDGDGRANIWSNMADVMASSANYLRMNGWRAGEHWGRQVVVPDHQQFIPFNNQKKNLNEWQALGVRRDDGSNLPVAEMNARLRIDENPAERVFLLYHNYDVFLRWNRSEFFATSVGYLADRIAFPPVMNTPQTDSIEVAAEPAP, from the coding sequence ATGACGGTGATTAAGCGTTTTACCCAACGCTTGTTTACAAAAAATGTAATGCCTTTGGTTTCGGCGGTACTGATCGGTTTTTCCGGTATCGCTGGCGCAGAAGTTTCCGAAGATCAGTGGCCGGCTTTCCTTGAGCAACTGAAACAGCAATCCCTGGCTGCCGGCATCAAACAACAGACGATCGATAACGTCTGGCCTGATTTGCAATTGATTCCTAAAGTCGTCAGTCAGGATCGCTCACAACCGAGCCGCGACAAACTGACGGTTGAAGCCTATCTGCAACGCGTGATTACGCCGACACGCATTGAGCAGGGCCGGAAGAAATATCGCGAGCACTATCAGCAGATTAACGCCATTGCCCGTGAAGTCGGTGTTGAAGCCAAATATCTGGTGGCGCTCTGGGGCGTTGAAAGCAGTTATGGTCGCTTGCTCGGCAGGCATCATGTACCCAGCGCTTTGGCGACGATGGCTTATGAGGGACGGCGCCGGGAGTTTTTCAGCAAAGAGTTTATCGATGCCCTGCGTATCATTGAACAAGGCCATATCAGTTCAAAAGAGATGAAAGGCAGTTGGGCCGGCGCCATGGGCCAGTGCCAATTCATGCCCAGCAGTTTTCTTCGTTTCGCCCGCGATGGCGACGGTGATGGTCGCGCCAATATCTGGAGCAACATGGCCGATGTCATGGCATCGAGCGCCAATTATTTGCGCATGAATGGTTGGCGTGCCGGTGAACACTGGGGGCGCCAAGTAGTCGTGCCGGATCATCAACAATTCATCCCGTTCAATAACCAAAAGAAAAACCTGAATGAATGGCAGGCGCTTGGTGTCCGTCGCGATGACGGCAGCAATTTACCGGTCGCCGAAATGAATGCGCGTTTGCGCATTGATGAAAATCCGGCCGAGCGGGTGTTTCTGCTCTATCACAACTACGATGTGTTTTTGCGCTGGAATCGCTCGGAGTTTTTCGCGACGTCGGTGGGTTACCTTGCTGATCGTATCGCGTTTCCGCCAGTGATGAACACGCCGCAGACAGACAGCATTGAAGTGGCAGCGGAGCCGGCACCATGA
- a CDS encoding YcgL domain-containing protein: protein MFCYIYRSSKQDEMYLYLREKDQFADVPVELAKRFGRADFVMELDLSTRQKLARIDIERLRQALKDVGYFLQMPPKVEGVIHDGD, encoded by the coding sequence ATGTTTTGCTATATTTACCGCAGCAGCAAGCAAGACGAAATGTATTTGTATTTGCGCGAGAAAGATCAGTTTGCCGATGTGCCGGTGGAACTGGCCAAGCGTTTTGGTCGCGCCGATTTCGTCATGGAGCTGGATTTGTCGACGCGGCAAAAACTGGCCCGTATTGATATCGAGCGCTTGCGTCAGGCGCTGAAAGACGTGGGATATTTTTTGCAAATGCCACCGAAGGTGGAAGGTGTGATTCATGACGGTGATTAA
- the rnd gene encoding ribonuclease D encodes MQASTTGASNAPFVFPVEWLNSNESLRSACQRWQQCEALALDTEFERVRTFWPILALIQICDGEKVYLIDPLKIDDWSPFAAVLANTSVVKVMHAAGEDLEAFAHTCGADITPLFDTQMALAYAGLGASLGLAAVVRERYQVELSKETARTDWLVRPLTQAQVDYAVTDVIYLLDLYADLKAHLHDLEKLDWFWQDGEQAMAKVHHQEPDALLYRRVKQVNLLRGQELAIAQGLASWREQEAKATDTSRNHLIRDEGIITLAQKTPKNWNDFTALNVLHPKVSRLHGKTLLNLIEKARALPSGQWPLPVSRLLDIKGGRGLLDQMASEVRSFAEAHQLPAELVYSKRALESIIIAAVDRLPQAPFVWRGWRQQAFLNPFTHLLTNAGIALPGWWQEQSS; translated from the coding sequence GTGCAAGCATCCACAACAGGCGCGTCCAACGCGCCTTTTGTTTTTCCCGTCGAATGGCTGAACAGCAACGAATCCTTGCGCAGCGCCTGTCAACGCTGGCAGCAGTGCGAAGCCTTGGCGCTTGATACTGAATTCGAACGAGTCAGAACCTTTTGGCCGATACTGGCGCTGATTCAGATCTGCGATGGCGAAAAGGTCTATCTGATCGACCCATTGAAAATCGATGACTGGTCGCCGTTTGCTGCCGTGCTGGCCAATACCTCAGTGGTCAAGGTCATGCACGCGGCCGGCGAGGATTTGGAAGCTTTTGCCCATACCTGCGGCGCTGATATCACGCCACTGTTCGATACTCAAATGGCGCTGGCTTACGCTGGCCTGGGTGCATCGCTCGGTTTGGCCGCTGTCGTCCGTGAGCGTTACCAAGTGGAGTTGTCGAAAGAGACTGCGCGTACCGATTGGCTGGTGCGTCCATTGACCCAGGCGCAAGTCGATTACGCGGTCACCGACGTCATTTATCTGCTCGATCTCTACGCCGATTTGAAAGCACATTTACACGACCTGGAAAAGCTTGACTGGTTCTGGCAGGACGGCGAGCAAGCGATGGCGAAAGTGCACCACCAAGAGCCTGATGCCTTGCTCTATCGCCGAGTCAAACAAGTGAATCTGCTGCGCGGTCAGGAGCTCGCTATCGCCCAGGGACTGGCCAGTTGGCGCGAGCAAGAAGCCAAGGCCACCGATACCTCGCGCAATCATCTGATTCGTGATGAAGGCATCATCACTTTGGCTCAGAAAACACCGAAAAACTGGAACGACTTTACCGCGCTGAATGTATTGCATCCAAAAGTGTCGCGTCTGCACGGAAAAACACTGCTCAACCTGATAGAAAAAGCCAGAGCATTGCCGTCCGGCCAGTGGCCGCTGCCGGTGTCCCGTTTGCTGGATATCAAAGGCGGCCGGGGCTTGCTGGATCAGATGGCAAGCGAAGTGAGGAGCTTTGCCGAGGCGCATCAGTTGCCGGCGGAACTGGTGTACTCGAAGCGGGCGCTGGAATCAATCATCATTGCCGCGGTCGATCGGCTGCCGCAAGCACCGTTTGTCTGGCGCGGCTGGCGCCAGCAGGCTTTCCTAAACCCCTTTACCCATTTGTTGACCAATGCCGGTATTGCGTTGCCGGGCTGGTGGCAGGAGCAGAGTTCTTAA